The Oncorhynchus tshawytscha isolate Ot180627B linkage group LG18, Otsh_v2.0, whole genome shotgun sequence genome has a window encoding:
- the hey2 gene encoding hairy/enhancer-of-split related with YRPW motif protein 2: MKRPCDDSTSDSDMDETIDVGSENNYSGHSNGSFIRCGSPTTTTQVMARKKRRGIIEKRRRDRINNSLSELRRLVPTAFEKQGSAKLEKAEILQMTVDHLKMLQTTGGKGYFDAHSLAMDFMSVGFRECLTEVARYLSSVEGLDSIDPLRVRLVSHLSTCASQREAAAMTSSMAHHQQVLPPHHWAAAFHPLPAAFLQQSGLPSSDSATSRLSVEVPQRGSALLTATFAHTDSSHRAPSNGSVAPCVPPLSTSLLSLSATVHAAAAAAAAQTFPLSFPGGFPIFSPHSVSSTASMVASAVCPSISTTSTSQQSRDREGSSKPYRPWGTEVGAF; encoded by the exons ATGAAAAGGCCTTGTGATGATAGTACTTCTGACAGCGACATGGATGAAACTATTGATGTCGGCAGTGAGAATAATTACTCTGG GCACAGCAATGGATCATTTATTAGATGTGgctccccaacaacaacaacccaAGTTATGGCAAGAAAAAAACGAAGAGGG ATCATCGAGAAGAGACGGAGGGATCGAATCAATAATAGTTTATCAGAGTTACGTCGACTTGTTCCAACTGCATTTGAAAAACAA GGTTCTGCCAAATTAGAGAAAGCAGAAATATTGCAGATGACAGTGGATCACCTAAAGATGCTGCAGACCACTGGCGGTAAAG GGTATTTTGATGCCCATTCCCTGGCTATGGACTTCATGAGCGTGGGCTTCAGGGAGTGTCTGACGGAGGTAGCCAGGTACCTGAGCTCTGTGGAGGGATTAGACAGCATTGACCCCCTGCGTGTGCGTCTGGTCTCCCACCTCAGCACCTGCGCGTCTCAGAGGGAGGCAGCTGCCATGACCTCATCCATGGCACACCACCAGCAGGTGCTCCCCCCTCACCACTGGGCCGCAGCCTTCCACCCCCTCCCCGCCGCCTTCCTCCAACAGAGTGGACTGCCCTCCTCAGACAGCGCCACCAGCAGACTGTCTGTGGAGGTGCCCCAGCGCGGCTCGGCCCTACTAACAGCCACCTTCGCCCACACTGACTCTTCTCACAGGGCGCCCTCTAATGGCAGCGTGGCACCCTGCGTCCCCccactctccacctccctcctgtcGCTCTCGGCAACCGTTCACGCTGCGGCCGCTGCTGCCGCGGCCCAGACTTTCCCCCTGTCCTTTCCCGGAGGATTCCCCATCTTCTCACCTCACAGTGTGAGCAGCACAGCGTCTATGGTAGCTTCAGCTGTGTGCCCCTCCATTTCCACCACATCCACTtcacagcagagcagagaccGAGAGGGCAGCAGCAAACCATACAGACCTTGGGGAACAGAAGTGGGAGCCTTTTAA